The sequence below is a genomic window from Gossypium hirsutum isolate 1008001.06 chromosome A11, Gossypium_hirsutum_v2.1, whole genome shotgun sequence.
acatatgatgcagcagtgatggtaatatatgtatatatatgttaagtatatttcaattattttatacttgttattctaattgtgtataatatccaacaggcacacaagaagtatgaaccatttttgaataaaagcattgatcattatgataaaatggctttggttgttggcaaagatatggcaacagagagttttgccagaacatttgctgacatagatttggatgatggtaacCAAGATTCATTGCCTCTAGACTGCTACAATGAAGAGGATGAAGAGGTAAAAACAAATatatcttcatctggcacatccaaacgtaaaagaaaaaatgttcaagaaagtgtcgttgatgaacaagttaaatttatgggtgaacaacttggcaaaattgctaatgctttggaacaatttactGCGGATAAGACACCACAGCTTTCCGAAcaagtgatgtcgatggaggaagaaggatttCATGATGACTTCTTGTATTCTGTGTTTGATTATCTAGTGAGTCATGAATCCGAGGccaaagcttttttagttaaaaataagaagcataaaaaaatttggcttcaaaaattttcccaatgttgaagatattgatacttttatgtggtgtaatatttagttttgcacttggacaatgttgttattatgtggtgtactactataATTATGCagttggataatattattaatttctagtattaattgtggtttggaagctaatttataattatttaatccttgtttttttatttttttaacacaattacaaataatttatttgaatttggttgttttcaatttatgaaggttaatattgtagcttaataattgagtattattatatatttaatttaatttatttatttataaataaatcattgcaatatatgtaaaaacaatttaaaatataaaaatttattaatatgtatataaatttattaatatatgtaataaaaacaacttttacggaaaatattttcaggaaatctgccaaacaacagaaaatattttacacagcttcatccaaacaccagaaaatattttcagtaaatcattttccaaaaaagtaaatcattttccaaaaatcattttccggaaaatattttactggcaaacaaacagactcataatgaatattttattgtattaaatataaattttaaaattttatatttttggttgggttatttagttggataagttatttttaggttttgaataatgaatttaattgttatttaattagtgatttaatataaatatatataaatataattattatttaacatatataattaatacaaatattttttataatatattcgggtcaaacaaaaaaatattaccCAAAATTAGTCTCATATAAAAAACGGgccttaaaattttactcaagcttATATTTTGGgccttataaatttatttattttttaaacgaaCCTTCAAACCTGATGAATAATCTAACTTATGAGCAACTCTAGTAAGATTACAAATCAATTAACTCTCTAATACAGCACTGACAACAATGGATTTAATCAGTTCATTGTACGGATGCTGGAGAGATGCTTAACCCAATCGGATTACTTTCTTTTGTCACCATTGGCATGTCTTTGTACCGAAGAAAGGCACCTTTGCTTAACAATTTTCACTTCAAATGAAAGATCCCCAAACTCAAATATTCATGGTATTCGATCCCATATTTTGATGCTTTCATTGTAAGAAAAGAATTTATCATTTCTCTCATCTGATTGAAACTTTGCTCTTTCTACTGTTTCCATACTCAAAGCATCCCAATTCCAAAGCCAAAAAAAGTATATAGctaatataatttataaagtgAGTGTCAaatacttattttaaaaattatacccATAATTATATCCGAATACAAGTAATCTAAAGGGGTCCTTCGTCACTTTTACATACCAAATATATTTATAGGCTTCTATTGATGTTCCATTGCATTGTTCGAAAGCATTTCTTGTGTTTGTTGTTTTAACCGAGAGAGTTTGCATTGCAGCAAAAATTCACATCAGCTAGAAGGTACTAAAGCAATGGTGGATTGGGCGCCCGTTCTTGTAGGCTATATGCTGTTCATACTGCTGTCTCCTGGCCTTCTCTTCCAGCTTCCAGGGAACAACCGAACTGTTGAATTTGGTAACTTCCAAACAAATGGCAAAGCGATTGTTATCCACACTCTCCTCTTCTTTGGTCTCTTCACTATCCTCATTTTGGCCCTGGGCATCCGCATCTACGCTGGCTAACCTCATTTATTGTTTTGACATTATcttcttcttattcttttatatatatatatatagtttgattGTGTTTCAATTCATTGTTCGAGTTCGTTTATCTTTTGAACTTAGCCGAAACAAAACTACAAATTATGTtgtttttttggttttcttttttgttcattttgtaaaagttgttacTTCTAGTAACCGAAATTTATACGTTATTCATTTAAAAGGGCCTGTGTTCATCTGTCTAATAGAAATTATCTCATTATTCATGCTAAACTTGAAAGTTGAGAGTCAATTATTGGTATCAATGGCCAATGTCTTTTTCAATAACAATTAtagataataaatatattaatttaaaaaaattattaggctAACGAAttattaaaattacaaataaaaaaataagagttTTAAGAAGAGATGAAACATTATCTAATTATACAAATTATTACAACTTGTGTACTTGTAATTATCTAATGAATAGATAGATCTGAATATGGATTGCATTAACAACTTCCtatgtgtatttttattatttttgtgttttacttATTTGTGTACGATTTGATGTACTAATATCACATTTTATTATCAATTCTGCATTTTGAGTTTATATTGGGTTGATTAATTCCaatcaatttgattatttttatttttaattagagttGTTCATGGGTTTAATTgaatcttaataaaattttaggttctTTTGATAGGTTTGGATCCtgctcgaaaaatgggcttaaattttTGTCAAAGCTTGACTTAGATTGTAGATGC
It includes:
- the LOC107923743 gene encoding uncharacterized protein gives rise to the protein MVDWAPVLVGYMLFILLSPGLLFQLPGNNRTVEFGNFQTNGKAIVIHTLLFFGLFTILILALGIRIYAG